One genomic segment of Primulina tabacum isolate GXHZ01 chromosome 9, ASM2559414v2, whole genome shotgun sequence includes these proteins:
- the LOC142504343 gene encoding uncharacterized protein LOC142504343 — protein MYDKFWRLGLKEFSGTTDSFFAEGWIRSLEVHLHYLNMGDADRVRCATYMLRDDASLWWEGAEHDVNLATLTGVQFKNIFYEKYFIGYVKGRLEREFMTLRQEEMYVAEFIRGCRFVPLIARDAAEKLRHISDGL, from the coding sequence ATGTATGATAAGTTTTGGAGGCTGGGTCTGAAGGAGTTTTCAGGCACCACCGACTCATTTTTTGCTGAGGGTTGGATTAGATCTCTTGAGGTGCATTTGCATTATCTGAATATGGGGGATGCTGATCGAGTTAGGTGTGCTACTTATATGCTGCGAGATGATGCTTCtctttggtgggaaggagctgagcATGATGTCAATCTAGCCACCCTCACTGGAGTGCAATTCAAGAACATTTTCTACGAGAAGTATTTTATTGGTTATGTCAAAGGACGCTTggagagggagtttatgactctccgtcaggagGAAATGTATGTGGCTGAGTTCATTAGGGGTTGTCGCTTTGTGCCCCTCATTGCGAGAGACGCTGCTGAGAAGTTGAGGCATATCTCAGATGGCCTTTGA